Proteins encoded in a region of the Ziziphus jujuba cultivar Dongzao chromosome 3, ASM3175591v1 genome:
- the LOC107406098 gene encoding alpha-mannosidase I MNS4 isoform X2 translates to MEAPKLSTPILFLFLLLLLLHPNILLHTALADGVSPEEAKQLRDEVREMFYHAFDGYMEHAFPLDELRPLSCGGEDSLGGYALTLNKTVSVFETTIRVLGGLLSAHLIASDYATGMKIPTYDNQLLNLAEDLARRLLPAFDSPTGIPFGSVNLLYGVDEHESKITSTAGGGTLTLEFGILSRLTNDPVFEQVTKNAVRGLWARRSKLNLVGAHINIFSGEWTQKDAGIGTSIDSFYEYLLKAYLLFGDEEYLFIFQEAYAAAMHYLYNDPWYVEVNMDSAAIVWPLFNSLQAFWPGLQVLAGDIDPAIRTHTAFFSVWKRYGFTPEGFNLATLTVQHGQKSYPLRPELIESTYWLYKATRDPRYLDAGRDMVASLQYGARCPCGYCHISDVEFQKQEDHMESFFLAETVKYLWLLFDLAVGPDNLVENGPYKYVFSTEGHLLPATPQISLVREHCMYFGAFCKSGNKQDSHTSDVTNQETNETRLYGSWDPSGLALDPTLFNTSPTSGFIKGVCPGLTHGQRFGISYVASTDTTHENQGTNQSSDSDSENKNYHDNYRESSERKSKSDPPEE, encoded by the exons GTGAGGGAAATGTTTTATCATGCTTTTGATGGATATATGGAGCATGCTTTTCCACTTGATGAATTAAGACCTCTGTCATGTGGGGGCGAAGATTCGCTCGGCGGTTATGCCTTAACTTTG AATAAGACAGTATCTGTATTTGAGACTACCATCCGTGTCCTTGGTGGTTTACTCTCTGCACATCTTATAGCAAGTGATTATGCTACG GGGATGAAGATTCCTACCTACGACAATCAGTTACTTAACTTAGCTGAGGATCTGGCCCGTAGATTATTACCTGCCTTTGACTCTCCCACAG GAATTCCTTTTGGATCTGTCAATCTCTTGTATGGAGTTGATGAACATGAAAGCAAG ataaCGTCAACAGCTGGTGGTGGGACTTTAACTTTGGAGTTCGGAATTCTTAGCCGTTTGACAAATGATCCTG TTTTTGAACAAGTTACCAAGAACGCAGTACGTGGACTTTGGGCTCGACGTTCAAAGCTTAATTTAGTTGGTGctcatattaatattttttcaggTGAATGGACACAGAAG GATGCTGGAATAGGAACTAGTATTGACTCTTTCTACGAGTATCTTCTTAAG GCTTATTTGTTATTTGGAGATGAAgagtatttattcatatttcaagAAGCTTATGCTGCTGCCATGCACTATCTTTACAATGATCCTTG GTATGTGGAGGTAAATATGGATTCTGCTGCTATTGTCTGGCCATTATTTAACAGTTTGCAGGCATTCTGGCCAGGCCTTCAG GTTTTAGCTGGGGATATTGACCCTGCAATTCGAACTCATACTGCCTTCTTTAGTGTCTGGAAAAGATATGGTTTCACTCCAGAGGGTTTTAATCTTGCTACACTCACTGTTCAG cATGGGCAAAAAAGTTATCCATTACGCCCAGAGTTAATTGAGAGCACATATTGGCTCTACAAAGCTACAAGAGATCCCAG gTATCTTGATGCTGGGCGGGATATGGTAGCAAGCTTGCAGTATGGTGCACGATGTCCTTGTGGATATTGCCACATATCAGATGTAGAGTTTCAAAAGCAGGAAGACCACATGGAGAGCTTTTTCCTAGCTGAAACA GTCAAATATTTATGGCTTCTTTTTGATTTGGCTGTGGGTCCTGATAATCTTGTCGAAAATGGGCCATACAA GTATGTTTTTAGTACTGAAGGCCATTTATTGCCAGCAACTCCACAAATATCACTTGTGCGTGAACATTGTATGTATTTTGGGGCGTTTTGTAAAAGTGGCAATAAACAGGATTCACATACATCAGATGTTACAAACCAAGAAACTAATGAAACTAGATTATATGGAAGTTGGGACCCCAGTGGACTTGCACTAGATCCTACTCTTTTCAATACAAGCCCTACATCAGGATTTATAAAG GGGGTTTGCCCTGGACTAACCCATGGACAGAGGTTTGGCATATCATATGTGGCGTCAACGGATACAACTCATGAGAATCAAGGCACAAATCAAAGTTCTGATTCTGATTCTGAGAACAAGAACTATCATGACAATTATAGGGAATCGAGCGAGAGAAAATCAAAGAGCGATCCACCTGAAGAATGA
- the LOC107406098 gene encoding alpha-mannosidase I MNS4 isoform X1 translates to MEAPKLSTPILFLFLLLLLLHPNILLHTALADGVSPEEAKQLRDEVREMFYHAFDGYMEHAFPLDELRPLSCGGEDSLGGYALTLIDSLDTLALLSDRERFTASVDWIGKNLRFDINKTVSVFETTIRVLGGLLSAHLIASDYATGMKIPTYDNQLLNLAEDLARRLLPAFDSPTGIPFGSVNLLYGVDEHESKITSTAGGGTLTLEFGILSRLTNDPVFEQVTKNAVRGLWARRSKLNLVGAHINIFSGEWTQKDAGIGTSIDSFYEYLLKAYLLFGDEEYLFIFQEAYAAAMHYLYNDPWYVEVNMDSAAIVWPLFNSLQAFWPGLQVLAGDIDPAIRTHTAFFSVWKRYGFTPEGFNLATLTVQHGQKSYPLRPELIESTYWLYKATRDPRYLDAGRDMVASLQYGARCPCGYCHISDVEFQKQEDHMESFFLAETVKYLWLLFDLAVGPDNLVENGPYKYVFSTEGHLLPATPQISLVREHCMYFGAFCKSGNKQDSHTSDVTNQETNETRLYGSWDPSGLALDPTLFNTSPTSGFIKGVCPGLTHGQRFGISYVASTDTTHENQGTNQSSDSDSENKNYHDNYRESSERKSKSDPPEE, encoded by the exons GTGAGGGAAATGTTTTATCATGCTTTTGATGGATATATGGAGCATGCTTTTCCACTTGATGAATTAAGACCTCTGTCATGTGGGGGCGAAGATTCGCTCGGCGGTTATGCCTTAACTTTG ATTGACTCTTTAGATACACTGGCTTTACTTAGTGATCGGGAACGGTTTACTGCATCTGTTGATTGGATTGGTAAAAACCTTCGGTTTGATATA AATAAGACAGTATCTGTATTTGAGACTACCATCCGTGTCCTTGGTGGTTTACTCTCTGCACATCTTATAGCAAGTGATTATGCTACG GGGATGAAGATTCCTACCTACGACAATCAGTTACTTAACTTAGCTGAGGATCTGGCCCGTAGATTATTACCTGCCTTTGACTCTCCCACAG GAATTCCTTTTGGATCTGTCAATCTCTTGTATGGAGTTGATGAACATGAAAGCAAG ataaCGTCAACAGCTGGTGGTGGGACTTTAACTTTGGAGTTCGGAATTCTTAGCCGTTTGACAAATGATCCTG TTTTTGAACAAGTTACCAAGAACGCAGTACGTGGACTTTGGGCTCGACGTTCAAAGCTTAATTTAGTTGGTGctcatattaatattttttcaggTGAATGGACACAGAAG GATGCTGGAATAGGAACTAGTATTGACTCTTTCTACGAGTATCTTCTTAAG GCTTATTTGTTATTTGGAGATGAAgagtatttattcatatttcaagAAGCTTATGCTGCTGCCATGCACTATCTTTACAATGATCCTTG GTATGTGGAGGTAAATATGGATTCTGCTGCTATTGTCTGGCCATTATTTAACAGTTTGCAGGCATTCTGGCCAGGCCTTCAG GTTTTAGCTGGGGATATTGACCCTGCAATTCGAACTCATACTGCCTTCTTTAGTGTCTGGAAAAGATATGGTTTCACTCCAGAGGGTTTTAATCTTGCTACACTCACTGTTCAG cATGGGCAAAAAAGTTATCCATTACGCCCAGAGTTAATTGAGAGCACATATTGGCTCTACAAAGCTACAAGAGATCCCAG gTATCTTGATGCTGGGCGGGATATGGTAGCAAGCTTGCAGTATGGTGCACGATGTCCTTGTGGATATTGCCACATATCAGATGTAGAGTTTCAAAAGCAGGAAGACCACATGGAGAGCTTTTTCCTAGCTGAAACA GTCAAATATTTATGGCTTCTTTTTGATTTGGCTGTGGGTCCTGATAATCTTGTCGAAAATGGGCCATACAA GTATGTTTTTAGTACTGAAGGCCATTTATTGCCAGCAACTCCACAAATATCACTTGTGCGTGAACATTGTATGTATTTTGGGGCGTTTTGTAAAAGTGGCAATAAACAGGATTCACATACATCAGATGTTACAAACCAAGAAACTAATGAAACTAGATTATATGGAAGTTGGGACCCCAGTGGACTTGCACTAGATCCTACTCTTTTCAATACAAGCCCTACATCAGGATTTATAAAG GGGGTTTGCCCTGGACTAACCCATGGACAGAGGTTTGGCATATCATATGTGGCGTCAACGGATACAACTCATGAGAATCAAGGCACAAATCAAAGTTCTGATTCTGATTCTGAGAACAAGAACTATCATGACAATTATAGGGAATCGAGCGAGAGAAAATCAAAGAGCGATCCACCTGAAGAATGA